Proteins encoded in a region of the Streptomyces akebiae genome:
- a CDS encoding Acg family FMN-binding oxidoreductase, whose translation MSVSYEVPAPELPAPAFPGHAAFRLARAATCAPSIHNTQPWLFVDAGGDRGFEVHADAARRLPLTDPAGREMVISCGAALFNARVAVRHLGFRPVVTPLPDPARPPFLARVRFGTHLPESREAMLMERAVTHRHTHRGPFGPEPVPWSLIEELRAHARAEGALLHTVDNPEKLRMLAQSVRAAESAHRADPGHVSEVSGWSGHARRSWLERVPHEAYRLNPDRLLLAGRDYAGLATECDGPSRRWTVRTGTVVVLSTPHDTRLDWLRAGQALQRVLLYAAVHGVVAAFHTQPLELPDSRAELRAGLTGERHPQLVLRLGHSARVRTSPRRPPAAVLHCGRPDRRSPARARWAPDRPGTGLGDCIEEVPGEELPAEEVSPAGPRDSRRGVTGGAEDG comes from the coding sequence ATGTCCGTGTCGTACGAAGTCCCTGCTCCCGAGCTGCCCGCTCCCGCGTTCCCCGGCCACGCGGCCTTCCGTCTCGCCCGCGCCGCCACCTGCGCGCCCTCGATCCACAACACCCAGCCCTGGCTCTTCGTCGACGCGGGAGGGGACCGGGGCTTCGAGGTGCACGCCGACGCCGCGCGACGGCTGCCGCTGACCGACCCGGCCGGCCGGGAGATGGTGATCAGTTGCGGAGCCGCGCTGTTCAACGCACGGGTCGCGGTACGGCACCTGGGCTTCCGGCCGGTCGTGACGCCGCTCCCGGATCCCGCGCGTCCGCCCTTCCTGGCCCGCGTCCGCTTCGGCACCCACCTCCCCGAGTCCCGCGAGGCCATGCTGATGGAGCGCGCGGTGACCCACCGGCACACGCACCGCGGGCCCTTCGGCCCCGAGCCCGTGCCGTGGTCCCTGATCGAGGAGCTGCGTGCCCACGCGCGCGCGGAGGGTGCGCTGCTGCACACGGTCGACAACCCGGAGAAGCTGCGGATGCTCGCGCAGTCGGTGCGGGCGGCGGAGTCCGCGCACCGCGCCGACCCCGGCCATGTCTCGGAGGTCTCCGGCTGGTCCGGGCACGCCCGGCGGTCGTGGCTGGAGCGGGTGCCCCACGAGGCGTACCGCCTCAACCCCGACCGTCTGCTGCTCGCCGGTCGCGACTACGCGGGCCTGGCCACCGAGTGCGACGGTCCCTCACGGCGGTGGACCGTGCGGACGGGCACCGTCGTCGTCCTGTCCACCCCGCATGACACCCGACTGGACTGGCTGCGGGCGGGACAGGCGCTCCAGCGGGTCCTGCTGTACGCGGCGGTCCACGGTGTCGTGGCGGCCTTCCATACCCAGCCGCTCGAACTACCCGACTCGCGTGCGGAGTTGCGGGCCGGACTGACCGGGGAACGGCACCCTCAGCTGGTCCTGCGCCTCGGGCACTCGGCACGCGTGCGGACCTCACCGCGCCGGCCACCCGCAGCCGTGCTCCACTGCGGCCGGCCGGACCGAAGGTCCCCGGCGCGTGCCCGGTGGGCCCCTGACCGCCCGGGCACCGGACTGGGAGATTGCATCGAGGAGGTTCCCGGCGAGGAGCTCCCCGCCGAGGAGGTCTCCCCGGCGGGTCCCCGCGACTCGCGGAGGGGCGTGACAGGAGGTGCCGAGGATGGCTGA
- a CDS encoding heavy metal translocating P-type ATPase: MTRVRLARYGADALLLAVTTAALVAGGVAWLADAPETADLCWAAGTVAAVAPSVIWILRALHHGHAGVDVIAVLALGGTLAVREYLAGALIAVMLATGRALETAARRRASRDLSALVRHAPRSARRRTGSVVRTVALAEVAVDDLLVVGPGEVVPVNGRVVDRSAVLDESVLTGESLPVEHGRGELVRSGAVNAGAAFELRATATEEDSAYAEIVRLARQAGAETAPVVRLADRYAAWFVPLSLVVAGLAWLVGGSATSAVAVLVVATPCPLLLAAPVAIVSGLSRTARRGVVVRDGGALESLGRARTLVLDKTGTLTAGRPRVVDVAAAPGLDAREVLRQAASLDRFSPHVLAQALVEEAHRRGLELSLPTAVHEEPGRGATGRVDGRALSVGRMSVGAEAAAWVRAVDNRAVLDGASVVWVSVDGEVAGAVLLRDPLRRDAPRALRRLRSAGIRRLTMLTGDRAAPAREVATVLGLDDVRTGQSPADKVAAVRAERDRAVTVMVGDGVNDAPALAAADVGVAMGARGSGASSEAADIVLTTDRVDRLADAMGIAVRARRIAVQSALGGMLMSLAAMVAAAFGLLPPAAGALLQEGIDVAVILNALRVLLPAREDVQVLTPTAEELVHRFAAEHDDLREVVEAVRAAADRLSGAPRDEARAAVEQVHRLLTERLLPHEHAEEHQLYPALADSLGGPEATATMSRAHAEIDRLAGRVATHLALTDADGRLRPENLDDLRACLYGLYGVLRLHFDQEEENYFSLAP; encoded by the coding sequence ATGACGCGTGTGCGACTGGCTCGGTACGGAGCGGACGCGCTGCTGTTGGCGGTGACCACGGCGGCGCTCGTGGCCGGCGGCGTGGCCTGGCTGGCGGACGCGCCCGAGACGGCGGATCTGTGCTGGGCGGCCGGGACGGTGGCGGCGGTGGCGCCCTCGGTGATCTGGATTCTGCGCGCCCTGCACCACGGACACGCGGGCGTCGACGTGATCGCCGTCCTGGCCCTGGGCGGCACACTCGCCGTGCGCGAGTACCTGGCCGGGGCACTGATCGCGGTGATGCTGGCGACCGGCAGGGCGCTGGAGACGGCGGCGCGGCGGCGGGCCTCCCGCGATCTGAGCGCGTTGGTGCGGCACGCCCCGCGATCGGCGCGCCGCCGCACCGGGTCCGTGGTGCGCACGGTCGCGCTGGCCGAGGTCGCGGTGGACGATCTGCTGGTGGTCGGCCCCGGCGAGGTCGTCCCGGTGAACGGTCGGGTCGTGGACCGGTCCGCGGTCCTGGACGAGTCGGTGCTCACCGGTGAGTCCCTGCCCGTCGAGCACGGCCGGGGCGAACTGGTGCGCAGCGGCGCCGTCAACGCGGGCGCCGCCTTCGAACTGCGGGCCACCGCCACCGAGGAGGACAGCGCCTACGCCGAGATCGTCCGGCTCGCCCGGCAGGCGGGTGCCGAGACCGCCCCGGTGGTGCGGCTGGCCGACCGGTACGCCGCCTGGTTCGTGCCGCTGAGCCTGGTCGTGGCGGGGCTCGCCTGGCTGGTCGGCGGGTCGGCGACCTCCGCGGTCGCGGTGCTGGTGGTCGCCACGCCCTGTCCGCTGCTGCTCGCCGCCCCGGTGGCGATCGTCTCGGGCCTGTCGCGGACCGCACGCCGGGGCGTGGTGGTCCGCGACGGCGGCGCCCTGGAGAGCCTGGGCAGGGCGCGCACCCTGGTCCTGGACAAGACGGGCACGCTCACGGCGGGCCGCCCCCGGGTGGTGGACGTCGCCGCCGCCCCCGGGCTCGACGCCAGGGAGGTGCTGCGGCAGGCCGCCTCCCTCGACCGGTTCTCCCCGCACGTCCTGGCCCAGGCCCTCGTCGAGGAGGCCCACCGGCGGGGGCTGGAGCTGTCCTTGCCGACGGCCGTCCACGAGGAGCCGGGGCGGGGCGCCACGGGCCGCGTGGACGGCCGTGCGCTCTCGGTGGGCCGCATGTCCGTCGGGGCGGAGGCCGCCGCATGGGTTCGCGCCGTCGACAACCGGGCGGTACTCGACGGGGCGTCCGTGGTCTGGGTGAGCGTCGACGGCGAGGTCGCCGGAGCCGTCCTACTGCGTGATCCGCTGCGCCGGGACGCCCCGCGGGCGCTACGGCGGCTGCGTTCGGCCGGCATCCGGCGGCTGACGATGCTCACCGGTGACCGTGCCGCACCCGCTCGTGAGGTCGCCACCGTCCTCGGCCTCGACGACGTGCGGACCGGGCAGTCCCCGGCCGACAAGGTCGCGGCGGTCCGTGCCGAACGCGACCGCGCCGTCACCGTGATGGTCGGCGACGGCGTCAACGACGCACCCGCTCTCGCCGCCGCCGACGTCGGGGTCGCCATGGGCGCTCGGGGCTCCGGCGCTTCCTCCGAGGCGGCCGACATCGTGCTCACCACGGACCGCGTGGACCGGCTCGCCGACGCCATGGGCATCGCCGTACGCGCCCGCCGTATCGCCGTGCAGAGCGCGCTGGGCGGCATGCTGATGTCGCTGGCCGCGATGGTGGCGGCGGCCTTCGGGCTGCTGCCTCCGGCCGCCGGGGCCCTCCTCCAGGAGGGCATCGACGTGGCCGTCATCCTCAACGCCCTGCGCGTGCTGCTCCCGGCCCGCGAGGACGTCCAGGTGCTCACGCCGACCGCGGAGGAGCTGGTCCACCGGTTCGCGGCCGAGCACGACGACCTGCGCGAGGTGGTGGAGGCGGTCCGCGCGGCGGCCGACCGGCTCTCCGGGGCCCCGCGGGACGAGGCGCGGGCGGCCGTGGAGCAGGTGCACCGGCTGCTGACCGAGCGGCTGCTGCCGCACGAGCACGCCGAGGAGCACCAGCTCTACCCGGCGCTCGCCGACTCGCTGGGCGGCCCGGAGGCGACGGCCACGATGAGCAGGGCCCATGCCGAGATCGACCGTCTCGCCGGCCGTGTCGCCACCCACCTCGCCCTCACCGACGCGGACGGCCGGCTCCGCCCGGAGAACCTCGACGACCTGCGGGCCTGCCTGTACGGGCTGTACGGCGTTCTGCGGCTGCACTTCGACCAGGAGGAGGAGAACTACTTCTCGCTGGCCCCGTGA
- a CDS encoding flavodoxin domain-containing protein, whose translation MTVKVLVAYGTTNGSTARIAETIAETLTEEGLTAEARPAESVVTLLPYDAVVVGAGVYAGRWQKNARRFLRQHRRELPLRPLWLFSSGPLDASASERDIPPVPGVRRAMIRFDAREHITFGGCLEKGAKGFIAHRILESGKGGDFRDFPAIEAWAGRIAKELQGARQEERKG comes from the coding sequence ATGACCGTCAAAGTCCTGGTCGCCTACGGGACGACCAACGGATCCACCGCCCGGATAGCCGAGACCATCGCCGAGACGCTCACCGAGGAGGGGCTGACGGCCGAGGCCCGGCCCGCCGAATCCGTCGTCACCCTGCTGCCGTACGACGCCGTCGTGGTCGGCGCCGGGGTGTATGCCGGGCGCTGGCAGAAGAACGCTCGCCGTTTCCTGCGCCAACACCGCCGCGAACTCCCGCTGCGGCCGCTGTGGCTGTTCAGCAGCGGGCCCCTCGACGCCTCCGCCTCCGAGCGGGACATCCCGCCCGTGCCCGGCGTCCGCAGGGCCATGATCCGCTTCGACGCCAGGGAGCACATCACCTTCGGCGGCTGCCTGGAGAAGGGCGCCAAGGGCTTCATCGCCCACCGGATCCTGGAGTCCGGCAAGGGAGGCGACTTCCGGGACTTTCCCGCGATCGAGGCGTGGGCGGGCCGGATCGCGAAGGAACTGCAAGGGGCACGGCAGGAGGAGAGGAAGGGCTGA
- a CDS encoding CBS domain-containing protein, whose protein sequence is MKHDKVGSVMTTDVVRATYDTPFKEVARLLADHRISGLPVVDDDEKVIGVISETDLMARQAETPDPYEPPRRLRLAPLTHRARRQAAKARARSAGRLMTEPPITVHAEDTVVEAARTMAQHRVERLPVVDEEERLVGIVTRRDLLQVFLRPDDEIRDMVIREVLARTLWLAPHSIDVAVDQGVVTLSGHMERKSETEIAVSMTRQVDGVVGVVDKLTWRLDDAHIEPAGQALHGVTDHWLRRL, encoded by the coding sequence ATGAAGCACGACAAGGTCGGCTCCGTGATGACGACGGACGTCGTCCGTGCCACGTACGACACCCCGTTCAAGGAGGTCGCGCGGCTGCTCGCCGACCACCGGATCAGCGGACTGCCGGTGGTCGACGACGACGAGAAGGTCATCGGGGTCATCTCCGAGACCGATCTGATGGCCCGGCAGGCGGAGACCCCCGACCCGTACGAGCCGCCCCGGCGCCTCCGCCTCGCCCCGCTGACCCACCGGGCACGACGGCAGGCCGCCAAGGCGCGAGCCCGTAGCGCCGGCCGGCTGATGACCGAGCCGCCGATCACCGTGCACGCCGAGGACACCGTCGTCGAGGCCGCCCGGACCATGGCTCAGCACCGCGTGGAGCGGCTGCCCGTCGTGGACGAGGAGGAGCGCCTCGTCGGCATCGTGACCCGGCGCGACCTGCTCCAGGTCTTCCTGCGGCCCGACGACGAGATCCGCGACATGGTGATCCGGGAAGTGCTGGCGCGCACCCTGTGGCTGGCCCCGCACAGCATCGACGTGGCGGTGGACCAGGGCGTCGTCACCCTCTCCGGCCACATGGAACGCAAGAGCGAGACGGAGATCGCCGTCTCCATGACCCGCCAGGTCGACGGAGTGGTCGGCGTGGTCGACAAACTCACCTGGCGACTGGACGACGCACACATCGAGCCCGCCGGACAGGCGCTGCACGGAGTCACGGACCACTGGCTGCGCAGGCTGTGA
- a CDS encoding bifunctional acetate--CoA ligase family protein/GNAT family N-acetyltransferase, with protein MTDDLLSRPPVHALLADGTTVRIRAVERGDHEQLQGLYEEMSPENLRLRFFAASRRSAELAADRACAPPRPGYRALLAEREGQVIGLAEYETGEDTATAEISIAVADGLHHRGVGTLLIEHLVSAARAEGIVTFTADALSENSEVLRLFSDLGLHMSRSFDGPEVRCTIALTEDDTYLTAVEARGRAADVASLEPLLRPRTVAVIGAGRKPGSVGRAVLHHLRTGGFTGRLFAVNPAATSVFGVPCHPSVSALPRTPDLAVVAVPAAAVPATAEECGKAGVRALLVVTAGLDRDQARALMAACRSHGMRLVGPNCLGISHTDPAVRLDATFAVGHPSPGTAGVAVQSGGVGIALLDGLTRLGIGVSSFASLGDKYDVSGNDMLQWWESDGRTDLALLHLESFGNPRAFSRTARRVTRRMPVLTVDAGRTEAGRRAAASHTAAATPTMTRRALFTQAGVTATGSVGELLETAALLHSQPLPKGFRVAVLTNAGGAGVLAADACVEAGLLLPAFAPELVDDLLTLLPGGASVGNPVDATAAVTEEQLKDCVERVLRNGGIDAVLLALVPTAVAAATGDDLVRALTDARGPRTKPVAAVRLEQDLPVRLLPTTGGGTVPSYAEPQAAARALAHAARRNAWLARPAGTVPDLGGVDAQRAHDLAETFLAAHPEGGWLDPRTCADLLSCYGIPQIPWAWAETEDAAVLAADRLRGPDGRVVMKAHWPGLVHKSEQRAVHLDLQGDSQVRAAFRDFETRFGDLMDGVVVQPLAPRGTELFAGVVQDEVFGPLVLFGLGGTATEVLGDHAARLAPLTDHDVHDLITAPRCAPLLFGARGSGPVDLERLERLLLGLSRMAADLPQLAEADFNPVLATSAGVSVLDARVRLLPRRPHDPYLRRLR; from the coding sequence ATGACGGACGACCTGCTCAGCCGCCCCCCTGTCCACGCCCTGCTCGCGGACGGCACGACCGTGCGCATCCGGGCCGTGGAGCGAGGCGATCACGAGCAGCTGCAAGGACTCTACGAGGAGATGTCCCCGGAGAATCTGCGGCTGCGGTTCTTCGCGGCGAGCCGGCGTTCCGCCGAGCTGGCGGCGGACCGGGCCTGCGCCCCACCTCGTCCGGGCTACCGGGCGCTGCTGGCGGAGCGAGAGGGCCAGGTGATCGGCCTCGCCGAGTACGAGACCGGTGAGGACACCGCCACCGCCGAGATCTCCATCGCGGTCGCCGACGGACTGCACCACCGGGGCGTCGGAACCCTGCTGATCGAACACCTCGTCTCGGCCGCCCGCGCGGAGGGGATCGTCACCTTCACCGCCGACGCGCTCAGCGAGAACAGCGAGGTGCTCCGGCTCTTCTCCGACCTCGGGCTGCACATGTCCCGCAGCTTCGACGGCCCCGAGGTGCGCTGCACCATCGCCCTGACCGAGGACGACACCTACCTCACGGCCGTCGAGGCCCGCGGCCGGGCCGCCGACGTCGCCAGCCTGGAGCCGCTGCTGCGACCCCGTACCGTCGCCGTGATCGGCGCCGGCCGCAAGCCGGGCTCCGTGGGACGTGCCGTCCTGCACCACCTGCGGACCGGCGGCTTCACCGGACGGCTGTTCGCGGTGAACCCCGCCGCCACGTCCGTCTTCGGCGTGCCCTGCCACCCGTCCGTCTCCGCCCTGCCCCGCACCCCCGACCTCGCGGTCGTCGCCGTACCCGCCGCCGCGGTCCCCGCCACGGCCGAGGAGTGCGGCAAGGCCGGCGTACGGGCCCTGCTCGTCGTGACGGCGGGCCTGGACCGCGACCAGGCGCGGGCCCTGATGGCGGCCTGCCGCTCACACGGCATGCGCCTGGTCGGCCCCAACTGCCTGGGCATCTCCCACACCGACCCCGCCGTCCGCCTCGACGCGACCTTCGCCGTCGGCCATCCGAGCCCCGGCACCGCCGGTGTCGCCGTGCAGTCCGGCGGGGTGGGCATCGCGCTGCTCGACGGGCTGACCCGGCTCGGCATCGGGGTGTCCTCGTTCGCCTCGCTCGGCGACAAGTACGACGTCAGCGGCAACGACATGCTCCAGTGGTGGGAGAGCGACGGCCGCACCGACCTCGCCCTGCTCCACCTGGAGTCCTTCGGCAACCCCAGGGCGTTCTCGCGCACCGCGCGCCGGGTGACCCGCCGTATGCCGGTGCTCACCGTCGACGCGGGCCGCACCGAGGCGGGGCGCCGGGCCGCCGCCTCGCACACGGCCGCCGCCACCCCGACCATGACCCGCAGGGCCCTGTTCACCCAGGCCGGCGTCACCGCCACCGGCTCGGTCGGCGAACTCCTGGAAACCGCCGCCCTGCTGCACTCCCAACCCCTGCCGAAGGGCTTCCGCGTCGCGGTTCTCACCAACGCCGGAGGCGCCGGCGTCCTGGCCGCCGACGCCTGTGTGGAGGCCGGACTGCTCCTTCCGGCGTTCGCCCCCGAACTCGTCGACGACCTGCTCACCCTGCTGCCCGGCGGCGCCTCCGTCGGCAACCCCGTCGACGCCACCGCCGCCGTCACGGAGGAACAGCTCAAGGACTGCGTGGAACGGGTCCTGCGGAACGGCGGGATCGACGCCGTGCTGCTGGCCCTCGTTCCCACGGCGGTCGCCGCGGCCACCGGCGACGACCTCGTCAGGGCACTCACCGACGCCCGGGGTCCCCGGACCAAGCCGGTCGCCGCGGTACGCCTCGAACAGGACCTTCCGGTCCGGCTGCTGCCCACCACCGGCGGCGGCACCGTCCCGTCCTACGCCGAACCCCAGGCCGCGGCCCGGGCCCTGGCCCACGCCGCCCGCCGCAACGCCTGGCTCGCCCGCCCCGCCGGAACGGTGCCGGACCTGGGCGGCGTCGACGCCCAGCGCGCCCACGACCTGGCCGAGACGTTCCTCGCCGCCCATCCGGAAGGCGGCTGGCTCGACCCGCGCACCTGCGCCGACCTGCTGTCCTGCTACGGCATCCCGCAGATCCCCTGGGCCTGGGCCGAGACCGAGGACGCCGCCGTCCTCGCCGCCGACCGGCTGCGCGGCCCCGACGGCCGGGTGGTCATGAAGGCACACTGGCCGGGCCTCGTGCACAAGAGCGAACAGCGCGCGGTCCACCTCGATCTCCAGGGCGACTCCCAGGTCCGCGCCGCCTTCCGCGACTTCGAGACCCGGTTCGGCGACCTGATGGACGGCGTCGTCGTCCAGCCGCTCGCCCCACGCGGCACCGAACTGTTCGCCGGTGTCGTCCAGGACGAGGTCTTCGGCCCGCTCGTGCTGTTCGGACTCGGCGGCACCGCCACCGAAGTCCTCGGCGACCACGCCGCCCGGCTCGCCCCGCTCACCGACCACGACGTCCACGACCTGATCACCGCCCCGCGCTGCGCCCCGCTGCTGTTCGGGGCACGCGGCAGCGGACCGGTCGACCTCGAACGCCTGGAACGGCTGCTGCTGGGCCTGTCCCGCATGGCGGCCGACCTGCCGCAGCTCGCCGAGGCCGACTTCAACCCCGTGCTCGCGACCTCGGCCGGAGTCTCCGTGCTCGACGCGCGGGTACGCCTGCTGCCCCGCAGGCCCCATGACCCCTATCTGCGGCGCCTTCGCTGA